The genomic segment TTGGAAGAGTTACAAGTGTCAAATATTTCATTGACTTTATAAAACTCATGTTTAATAAATCTTTTTCTCCAACAAAGAGTTTACTCATAACAGGGAAAACTGCTGCAGTATATATTGAATAGAAAAGATTTAAAACATTAATTAGCTTGTATGCTGAGTTATACAAACCGGTAGCATAGGTTGATGAAAACTGAGTAATCATAACTACATCAATTGAATAGTAAATAATGTAGAATATACCGGTTAGTGCAAATGGAATACCTGCTTTTATCAATTTTTTGTAGAATTGGAAGTCAAATGTAAGCTTTGGCTTCATAATATGCTTTCTCATTGCATAGTATGCATAAAACATTCCAGCTAAATTAGCAAAGATATATGCAAAGGTAATTCCAAGTAATCCCCAGTCGGTAAGTACAACAAGTACAATAAATACAAAGGTCAATACATTAAAGACTATGTTTGTAATAGCCTGATATTTCATTTTCTCGTGAGCTTGGAAGGATGCAAAGAAGATATCGTCAATTGTTTTGATAAAGTACTCTAGAGCAAACAAAAGACAAATTCCAATTACATAACGCTTCCATCCGAGAAGTACAGTTGTAATAAAAATTAATGTAAAGTAGATAATAGCTAAAAATATTTTTAAAGACAGCGTATTGTTTACATATTTATCCTCATTTTCAAAATCAGTCGAGATGGATCTGACAATATAGGTACTGATACCAAATGTTGCAAATACACCGAATAATGTTGAAAGTGAAACTGCAGTACCAAAGATACCATAATCTGACGGCCCTAGATATCTTGCAGTTAAAATAGTCCAAACAAAAGCCAATACACTGGTTAATAGCTGAGAAACCATTAACCAACTCATATTAGCAAATACTGTCTTTACCTTATTAGCCATTTATATTACCCTTAATTTTTTCTTGCAGTTATACAAATCCAGTCGTTTTCTTCGTTAAAATGAGCTTTGAAGTCTTTAAATCCGGATTTTTTCAATGATTCTTCCAAAACGTCTTCAGAATATATTTTCATATCTAAAAGTTCTACCAAATCATCGTATTTTTCCATTTTGCCTTCATGATATACTGCTTCATTACAGAAAAATACTAATCCGTCTTTTTTAAGAACTCTGTTTACTTCTTTAAGGTCGTTTATAAAGTCAGGCCAGAAGTAAATGGTTTCAAAACCGGTTACAATATCAAATGTATCATCTTCAAATGGCATTTGTGAAACAGAACCCTGAATAACTTCAACAAGTCCTTCGTCAATAAATTCCTGATTTAATTTGGTGGATTTTTCAACACTTACTTCAGAATAATCAAGTCCTACGACTTTACCTTCAGCTGAAATTTGTTTTACAAATCTTTCAATGTTTTTTCCACCACCACAGCCGATATCAAGGATTTTGTCATTTTCTTTTATTTCAAAATGACTTACTCCCCACTGTGCCATGGATTCGTGGGATTTGTTCATTCTGTCAAGGATTTGGTGGCCTAATTCACCAACAGGTTTTCTTGCGTTTTTAATAAGTTCATTATCTTCCATATTATGTCCAGTGTTAACTTTATTATCTGTCATAATCTCACTTCATTCCTTTACGTGTTTTAATAGCTTGGCCTGTTTTTAATTCTTTGATTTCACAAGCACCAAGTAATGCTTTTCCGTATGCAAGTAACTTATCTTCTTCGTTTACAATCAATACTTCATCGTTTGATCTTATATCATCATCACAGTCAACGACGAATTTACAAAATACACTTTTTCCGTCAAGTGCAAATGGTTCTGAGTCTTTGTTTACTACAACTCTGTTTTTTAAACCAGGCATTGTAGCGTGAAGTCTTCTTGCACCTTCTTTTGATAATACCAAAAAGGAATCAGATGCTCTCATATTGACAATTAAGGTTTTACCATCATAGATGTGTCTGATTTTTCCGGTTTTTTTACTTTTTTCGATTTTGATATTACCAGTAAATAATGCTTCACCAGCACCGATACCAAACTGATAATCAGCAATTGCTTTTATCTTTTTAACATCATCTTTTGTGTATCTGATTTCTGCTTCTACGAGATTGTCATCTTCTTCGATTTCAAGGTCTTTTAATACTCTTGAGTGGATTAAGACCTGTTCGTAGTATCCTGAGAAATCATCAACAAATTCCTGTAAAAATTCAATTGCATCTACATCACGTATCTTTGGAGCTGCACTTTGACTTAATGGATAAACCTCGTCAACTTCAAGTGGTATTAAACCGAATGGAATGTCTAAAACCATGAAATCTGCATCGTCCAAATCAATTTCATGCTGGTCACCATAGCTGTAGAAATCTCCAAGTTTTCCTGAGATAAATTTGGAGTATGGTTTTCTTGATGGTGGAAGAATGACCAAATCTCTTTTTTTAGGCATTGCAATTAATTTTTGAACGTGCCTTAATACTTCAGGTCTTCCCAAGGATTCTGGTCCGGTGTAGAAAAATGCTGATTTTTTACTTCTTGGATCGTATTTTTCCAAGTCTTCAGCATACATTCCGAGCTGTCTTACTGCATCTAAAAGTGCAGGGTGAGCACGGCAGCGTTCTTCTACAAGTTCCATTAAACTTCCTTCGTAAATTGCCTGTCTGATACGTCTTAATTCTGCAAATGATACATGCAAGTTATGTTGAGCAATTAAATCTCTTCTTTGTTTTTTAGGCATTGCTCTTAAGTCGTCAGGAGTGTATTTGGTACATACTTCACATGAACATGGCATTTCATGTAAGTTTTCAAGTTTGTAGGTTCCTCTTGTTGTTAAGAATCTGTCATCTTCTGCATAAAGAATGTAAGCTGCTGAGTCGAATAAATCACAGCCCATTGCAACACATAAAGCAAAAATCATTGGATGGCCTGCACCCATTAAGTGGCGTGGTACGCTGTCGGATAATTCCTTCATTGAGTTCATTACAACATCAACAAGGTCTTTGTAGTGGTATGATTCCATTAAAGGAACAACTGCACCGATAGGATATAAATCAGCGCCAAGTTTTGAAAGTTCACGTGCACATTCCTGTCTTAAGTCTGTAAAAGTGGATCCTTGAACTACTGAATTTAAAAGCATTTCAATGTTGTTTTCTTTTTTAAATTCAACTGCTTCTTTTGCACGTTCAAGTGTAATTTCCAAATCACTTTCAGCCTTTTCTCTGTCTACAAACGGAGCGGTTGGAATATCAAGGCTTGTTCCTATATCGGTTTTGATTAATTCCTGGAATTCCAATACTTCCTTGTTTGTTATTTCAACATCCCCATAAACAGATAACTGGAATGAACCGGAATCAGTCATGATTGGACCATCGAAGTTAATGAGTTTATGTAATCCTTCATCGATTGCTTTTTGTTTTAGTTCTTCATCCTTGTAAATCAAATAAGCATTGGTAATAACGATATCTGCACCATATTTAGCAACATCTATTGCCTGTTTACGTGGGTGAATAACCGGCATTAATGCAGGAGTCTTTACATTACCATGTTTAGTTTTTAAAACTCCAACACGAGCCATATTATCTTTTGCTTTTATTTCAAACATTGTAAAACCTTTATTTTTAATTTTAATTAAATAAGAATAATTTTTAACTTTCTAAATCATGCTCCAAGAGCAATTAATTTATCTTATGTAAAATTTTTAATTAGAAATTATATAAATCTTGCTCATATATTATAAGCTACATTAATCTTATTAAAAAGAAATGCCAAAAATTAAGTTTAGATAAAAATGAGTTATGAAAATAATGCTAGAATAATTAATGATGATATTTTTGATTTGGTAAACGAATGTTTCCAACAGGAAAGAAGTAGTCAAAATAAAGAAAGTAGAGTTAATTTTTTTGATACTTACAACGATTTCTTTGTTTTAACAGACGATGGATCTTATTCTATTAATTCAAAAGAAATAAACAATAAAGTTGAAACATTACATACATCTACAGGTGCAATAAGTGAGTCATTTGAGAAATTTATAAAGCCAATGAAGTTTGACTACTCAAAAGACATTGCAATTTTGGATATTTGTGCAGGACTTGGATACAATTCCTCTGCTGCAATAGCTGATTTTATTAAAAACAGTACTGATTCAAATTTAAAAGTAGATATGGTTGAAATTTCAAAAGCAACCTTTGCATGTGGAATTTTAGTACCATCCCCAATACCAGAACACGACATTACCAAAAAAGCTATTGAAGATGAACTTGTTAAACAAAATTATGCATCATTAAGCCTTGAAGAATGTGAAATTCCCGAAAACATTGACATTAACGTGTTTATTGAAGATGCAAGACAAACTGTTCAAAATCTTGAAGATAACACCTACGATGCAATATTTTTAGATCCATTTAGTCAGAATATGGCACCGGAGCTATTTTCACTTGAATTTTTCAAGGAATTTAGAAGAATCATTAAAGACAATGGTATTATTGCAACTTACACTTCATCTGCACCGGTTAGAGCTGCTTTTATTGAAGCTGGCTTTTACATAGGTCTTGGACCAATATTTGGAAGAAAACAGGGTGGAACTCTTGCAAGTCCAAATCCTGAAATGCTTGACTATTCACTTCCTAAAAACGATGAGATTAGAATAGCTCTTTCTGATGTTGGAATTCCATTTAGAGACCCTGGTTTAAATAATTCTAGCGATTTTATCTTGGATAACAGAGCAACTGAAAGACAAGATGCACGTCACAACACCAAAATATCTTCTGCAGTTAAAACTCCTATATTTTTAGGAGATGCAATGGAGGATGATGAAAAACTAAAAAGACGTGTTGAGAGAAACCTTGCTAAAATGAATATTTCTTCAACAACCTCAAAAGAGGCATTTTACATTATTGAATGTGAAAATGAATATAGCGAAAACCAGGATAGTAAAAATAATTCTACTACAAGAATTTTAGATATGAAAAAAAGATTAAAAAAAGTTAAAGATGGAAATTAATCATCTATATAATTTCCACTTTTAAGTAAATAAGCCATGTCTTTAGTTGTACGAACAGGTTCACTGAGCATGGTTAAATCTCCACCAATACCACCATGATTGTGTCCAAATACAGACCAGTCAGAGTCACAGTTGGTACAGATAATTAAACCTTCACAGCTACCACCTTCACCATGAGCACTACTTGAAGGGGTTTCTGGGAACTGTCCATAATCAGTGTATTCGTCTTTAGCCCAGAATATACTCCAGTAAAGTTCGTGACTTCCACAGTATGAACAGGTTCTTACCAATTCAACTTTATAGAAGTAATATCCGTATTTTGAAGTTTCACCAGCTGCAGATGATCTTCCAATTACAAGAAGAGTTTTTCCATCTTCAGAAACACCGAATTTATCGTAAGCTTTTCCAGCAGACGGCTCCATTATGGTTATTTTTTTAGTTAATGTATAACCAGTGCTTAAATCCTTACAGACAACTTTATATTCACCCTGTGTAAGGTTAGCAACACTAACACTTGCAACACCGTTTGCATCGGTTTTAACAATGTGTTCTACACCATTAATTGTAATTTGCATTTCAGTATCAGCAGCGACTTTACCGTCCTGTTTTAAAAGAGTAGCTTTAAATGATTCCTTTCTACCTTCTTTGGTAGTTAAATCATCAGCCTTGATAGATGCTAATTTTACAACAACTTTAGTGCTTAAAGTATATCCAGTGTATGGATCAACTGATTTAAAGTAGTATGTTCCTTTGTTTAATTTGAAACTGACAGTTGCAACACCGTTTGCATCTGTTTTAGCAGTTTTCTTAACTCCATTAACATAAACATACATGTTAGCATTTTGAGCTAATTCTTCGCCTTTGTATAAAGTTACTTTAAACTTGGAGGTTACTCCACTAAACACAGACATTGATTTTGCTTCCAAAGTAGGTAATACTTCGAAAGTATTTGTTTTTTTCTCACCAGTATCAGTGTTGATAGACATCATAGAGTATTTCCCAGGTGGAGAAATAATCTTAATGGTAGCAACACCTTTTGAATTGGTTTTTACATAGAAGTATGTTCCTTTTGAGTAAAATTTAATGGTTTTGTATGCTAATACTTTACCGTTTTTACCGTAGAATTTTGCGGAAAATACTTTTGAACTTTTATAGTGTTTTACTATGTTACTTGCAGTAATTGAAGACTTAACAGTAACCTTATTTTTATGTTTGTATCCGTTAGGATGAACAGCCTGTATAACATAGGATCCAACACCTAAATTAATACTTAAAGTAGCTACACCCTGTGAATTTGTTTTTTTAGAATAAGTTTTGCCACAAATTATAAATTTGACATACTTATTAGCTAAAGGTTTACCGCTAGAGTCTATGAATTTAGCAGTGTATGTTCCCACATGCTTGTATGTTGTAGTAACATCACTTGCAGATACAAGAGGTTTTACAACAATTGAATTTACATCGGTCAAATTTCCGTATGAAACATAACCAACATAGTTTCCAGGATTTAATCCTATAAGCAATGAAGCCTGACCTAACTCATTAGTCACTTTAGTGTAGTTTTTACCTAAAATAGTGAAAATGAGTTTTTCATTAGCTACAGGAACACCATTGTTAGTCAAGGATGCTGTGAAATAAACTTTATCTTTATGATACATTTCCACACCCTCAGAACTTAAAACATAGTTGTCTTCTTGTTGAGTAATTTCATCATTTGTGGAATTTTGTAAAACCATCGATGGAGGTTCCACTTCCTCACTAGTTAATATCTCATCAGTAGAATTTGAATCTACAGCACAAACTGCAGAAACTGATAACATGAAAACTAGTGTTAATAAAATTACACTAATTTTTTTATTAAACATAATGTTCACTCCAATGAATATTTATCCTTATTTTCTTATAAAAACCTTTTGTTTTTCTAAAAAAGCACAAATAAGCCTAAATTTGAAAAATAAATAAATAAATAAGTTATAATAGTAATAAAAAGAATTAATTAAAACAAATAAGCAATAAAAGGCAAAATTAGACATAAATCAAAAACATCAAAATAAAAAATTGTAGATAAAATATTTAAAAGTTAAATGAAGTGTAAAGCAAATATTAGTTTATTTATATTCTTTAACTAATAAATAATTATATAAAAATCATTAGAACTAAAAATAAAGCTTAAAATTAAAGTTAATTGAAAAAATAAGAAAAATAAGGTTAAAAACCTTATTCAACAGTCACACATTTTGCTAAGTTTTTAGGCTTATCAGGATCGTGACCTTTTTCAAGAGTAATATAGTATGCAATCAATTGAAGTGGCACAACATAAACAAGAGGTGCAATAATTTCACTTACTTCAGGGTTAATTGCAATTACATTGCTTGCTTTGGATTTAAGTGCTTCATCATCACTTGCACCAATAGCTAAAACATTTGCTCCACGGGATTTAACTTCTTCTAAATTACTCATGGTTTTTCTGTATGAATCTCCAGGAGGTACAATAACAACAACCGGAATTTCATTGTCAATTAAAGCCAAAGGACCGTGTTTGAGTTCTCCAGCAGCATATCCTTCACCATGGATATAAGTAATTTCTTTAAGTTTTAGTGCTCCTTCAAGAGCAGTTGGGTAAGTGTAGCCTCTTCCAAGGTAGAAGAAGTCAGGAGCATAGTTGTATCTTTTTGAGATGTCTTTAATAAAGTCAACATCTTCAAGAACTTCATCAATGTAATCAGGAACTTTTTCTAGTTCTTTTAATAATTCTTCGTCTTTTGCAAGAAGTGCTGCAAACAAGTAAATTGATGTGAGCTGTGCAACATAGGTTTTTGTTGCTGCAACACCGATTTCAGGTCCTGCCTGAGTTTGGATTACATATTTTGCTCTTCTTGTAATTGATGAACCTGCTACATTAACAATACCTAATGTTTTTGAGGTTTCATTTGCAACATCCAACGCTTTAAGTGAATCAGCAGTCTCACCAGACTGTGAAATAAATACAACTAAAGTCTTATCATTAAGAGTATTTGCAGAGTATTTGAACTCAGAAGCTAAAATAACATCAGTTGGGATTCCTGCAAGTGATTCTATTAAGTATTTACCTGTAAGTGATGCGTGATAAGATGTTCCACATGCTACAAAGCAGATTCTTTGAATATCATCAATATCATCAATAATTTCCTGAATATGTTCTTTTTGAGTTAAAGTGTTTTTAACAGCAGTTGCCTGTTCGTTGATTTCTTTAATCATAAAGTGGTCATAGCCTTCTTTTTCAGCCATTTCAGGAGTCCAGTTGATTGTTTCTACTTCTTTGTTTACAACATTGTCAAATTCATCGTGAACAACAACACCAGTTCTATCTAAAACAACAATTTCTCCCATTTCAGGATAAATTATGTCACGAGCATATTTTAAAATAGCTGGAGAGTCAGATGCAAGGTAATATCCGTCTTCACCGATTCCAACAATTAATGGAGAATCTTTACGTGTTGCAACGATTTTATCTGGTTCATTGGTTGAAATTGCAGCAATTGCATAAGCACCATGGATTACTCCAATGGTTTTTCTAACTGCATGTTCTAAATCAAAGCCCTCTTTCATGTATTTTTCAATTAAGTGAGGAACAACTTCAGTATCAGTATCTGATTTGAATACGTGACCTTCACTTATTAATTGTTCTTTGATTTCCAAGTAATTTTCAATAATACCATTATGAACAATAGCCACATCCAATGCTTCATCAATATGTGGGTGTGAATTCAATTTGGAAGGATCTCCGTGTGTTGCCCATCTAACGTGAGCAATACCTAAACTTCCAGGCATATCAGATAAGTTTAATTTATTATCCACTTCTTCAATTTTTCCTTTGTCTTTTTTGATGTGGATTTTGTTTTCATCATAGGTAGCAAGTCCTATTGAATCGTATCCCCTATATTCCAATTTAGAAATACAGTCAAAAAGGATTGGTGCTACATCATCATCATTTTTTAGAATGCATCCAACAATTCCGCACATTTAATCACCTTGATAATTATAAATATCCTTATACATACTTACAACATCACCAATTATCAAAATAGCTGGAGTGTTGATTTTTTTATCTGAAATATCACCTAATGTGCCGAAAACCAAGTTTTGGTTAGGTAATGTTCCGCTTTCAATTGCACAAACCGGAGTGTCAGCTGAGCGATATTTCATTATTTGTGCTGTATTTTCTTTGATATTTCCAATTCCCATCAATATAATCAAAGTGTCAGCAGTATAGTCCCAGTGGACTTGACTTTCTGGTTTTGTAGGATCTTCATGACCTGTTACAACAGTAAAAGATGTTGCAACGCCTCTGTGAGTTACTGGTAGTCCAAGAGAAGTTGGTGCTCCAACAGCGGAAGTTACACCTGGAATAACCTCGAATTTGATATCATGTTCCATTAAAGCCAATATTTCTTCTCCTCCACGACCAAAGACAAAAGGATCTCCTCCTTTAAGTCTGACTACATTTTCATGACTTTGAGCTTGTTTTATAATTAACTCATTGATTTCATCCTGAGTTTTGTAATGCTCACCTGCTTTTTTACCTACATAGATTCTTTCAGCAGTTTCTGGAGCGTGAGCTAATATTTCTTCATTAGCTAAATAATCATATAAAACAACATCAGCTTTATTTAAAGCTTTGACCGCTTTAAGAGTTATTAAATCAGCATCCCCAGGTCCTGCACCAATTAAATAAACTACCATTATATCACTTTTTTATAAAAATCCTTTAAAGAAATTCAAACCATCATCAGAGCCAAATAAAGATTCACAAGCTCTTTCTGGGTGAGGCATCATAGCAACAACAAGTCCTGATTCATCACATACACTTGTAATAGCTTCCATGGACCCGTTAGGGTTTTTGCCTTCAAACTGTAAAACTATTTGGTCTTGGTCTTTTAATAAATCAATATCTTCTGTGTAAAATCTTCCTTCTGCGTGTGCAATAGGAAGGTCAATTATTTGATCTTTTTTAAATGCTTTTGTAAATGGTGTTCTGTTAG from the Methanobacteriaceae archaeon genome contains:
- a CDS encoding flippase, with translation MANKVKTVFANMSWLMVSQLLTSVLAFVWTILTARYLGPSDYGIFGTAVSLSTLFGVFATFGISTYIVRSISTDFENEDKYVNNTLSLKIFLAIIYFTLIFITTVLLGWKRYVIGICLLFALEYFIKTIDDIFFASFQAHEKMKYQAITNIVFNVLTFVFIVLVVLTDWGLLGITFAYIFANLAGMFYAYYAMRKHIMKPKLTFDFQFYKKLIKAGIPFALTGIFYIIYYSIDVVMITQFSSTYATGLYNSAYKLINVLNLFYSIYTAAVFPVMSKLFVGEKDLLNMSFIKSMKYLTLVTLPIAVFTTFYGYDLIAIYGSEFMEAGGVLQILIWTVCFLFINGACSLILNASHKEYSVTKIYSIAAVFNVCLNFILIPKYSVHGAAFATVLSEILILILEMYMVKKIGQLPDKHFVFDILKIIFASCVLAGVLYVLNLNLWVAMVVSVVVYFSVILLIRTVDSEDKMIINQIIGKK
- the glmS gene encoding glutamine--fructose-6-phosphate transaminase (isomerizing), which encodes MCGIVGCILKNDDDVAPILFDCISKLEYRGYDSIGLATYDENKIHIKKDKGKIEEVDNKLNLSDMPGSLGIAHVRWATHGDPSKLNSHPHIDEALDVAIVHNGIIENYLEIKEQLISEGHVFKSDTDTEVVPHLIEKYMKEGFDLEHAVRKTIGVIHGAYAIAAISTNEPDKIVATRKDSPLIVGIGEDGYYLASDSPAILKYARDIIYPEMGEIVVLDRTGVVVHDEFDNVVNKEVETINWTPEMAEKEGYDHFMIKEINEQATAVKNTLTQKEHIQEIIDDIDDIQRICFVACGTSYHASLTGKYLIESLAGIPTDVILASEFKYSANTLNDKTLVVFISQSGETADSLKALDVANETSKTLGIVNVAGSSITRRAKYVIQTQAGPEIGVAATKTYVAQLTSIYLFAALLAKDEELLKELEKVPDYIDEVLEDVDFIKDISKRYNYAPDFFYLGRGYTYPTALEGALKLKEITYIHGEGYAAGELKHGPLALIDNEIPVVVIVPPGDSYRKTMSNLEEVKSRGANVLAIGASDDEALKSKASNVIAINPEVSEIIAPLVYVVPLQLIAYYITLEKGHDPDKPKNLAKCVTVE
- a CDS encoding SpaA isopeptide-forming pilin-related protein: MFNKKISVILLTLVFMLSVSAVCAVDSNSTDEILTSEEVEPPSMVLQNSTNDEITQQEDNYVLSSEGVEMYHKDKVYFTASLTNNGVPVANEKLIFTILGKNYTKVTNELGQASLLIGLNPGNYVGYVSYGNLTDVNSIVVKPLVSASDVTTTYKHVGTYTAKFIDSSGKPLANKYVKFIICGKTYSKKTNSQGVATLSINLGVGSYVIQAVHPNGYKHKNKVTVKSSITASNIVKHYKSSKVFSAKFYGKNGKVLAYKTIKFYSKGTYFYVKTNSKGVATIKIISPPGKYSMMSINTDTGEKKTNTFEVLPTLEAKSMSVFSGVTSKFKVTLYKGEELAQNANMYVYVNGVKKTAKTDANGVATVSFKLNKGTYYFKSVDPYTGYTLSTKVVVKLASIKADDLTTKEGRKESFKATLLKQDGKVAADTEMQITINGVEHIVKTDANGVASVSVANLTQGEYKVVCKDLSTGYTLTKKITIMEPSAGKAYDKFGVSEDGKTLLVIGRSSAAGETSKYGYYFYKVELVRTCSYCGSHELYWSIFWAKDEYTDYGQFPETPSSSAHGEGGSCEGLIICTNCDSDWSVFGHNHGGIGGDLTMLSEPVRTTKDMAYLLKSGNYIDD
- the cobA gene encoding uroporphyrinogen-III C-methyltransferase, producing the protein MVVYLIGAGPGDADLITLKAVKALNKADVVLYDYLANEEILAHAPETAERIYVGKKAGEHYKTQDEINELIIKQAQSHENVVRLKGGDPFVFGRGGEEILALMEHDIKFEVIPGVTSAVGAPTSLGLPVTHRGVATSFTVVTGHEDPTKPESQVHWDYTADTLIILMGIGNIKENTAQIMKYRSADTPVCAIESGTLPNQNLVFGTLGDISDKKINTPAILIIGDVVSMYKDIYNYQGD
- a CDS encoding MnmC family methyltransferase — protein: MSYENNARIINDDIFDLVNECFQQERSSQNKESRVNFFDTYNDFFVLTDDGSYSINSKEINNKVETLHTSTGAISESFEKFIKPMKFDYSKDIAILDICAGLGYNSSAAIADFIKNSTDSNLKVDMVEISKATFACGILVPSPIPEHDITKKAIEDELVKQNYASLSLEECEIPENIDINVFIEDARQTVQNLEDNTYDAIFLDPFSQNMAPELFSLEFFKEFRRIIKDNGIIATYTSSAPVRAAFIEAGFYIGLGPIFGRKQGGTLASPNPEMLDYSLPKNDEIRIALSDVGIPFRDPGLNNSSDFILDNRATERQDARHNTKISSAVKTPIFLGDAMEDDEKLKRRVERNLAKMNISSTTSKEAFYIIECENEYSENQDSKNNSTTRILDMKKRLKKVKDGN
- a CDS encoding class I SAM-dependent methyltransferase, with the protein product MTDNKVNTGHNMEDNELIKNARKPVGELGHQILDRMNKSHESMAQWGVSHFEIKENDKILDIGCGGGKNIERFVKQISAEGKVVGLDYSEVSVEKSTKLNQEFIDEGLVEVIQGSVSQMPFEDDTFDIVTGFETIYFWPDFINDLKEVNRVLKKDGLVFFCNEAVYHEGKMEKYDDLVELLDMKIYSEDVLEESLKKSGFKDFKAHFNEENDWICITARKN
- the tgtA gene encoding tRNA guanosine(15) transglycosylase TgtA, with translation MFEIKAKDNMARVGVLKTKHGNVKTPALMPVIHPRKQAIDVAKYGADIVITNAYLIYKDEELKQKAIDEGLHKLINFDGPIMTDSGSFQLSVYGDVEITNKEVLEFQELIKTDIGTSLDIPTAPFVDREKAESDLEITLERAKEAVEFKKENNIEMLLNSVVQGSTFTDLRQECARELSKLGADLYPIGAVVPLMESYHYKDLVDVVMNSMKELSDSVPRHLMGAGHPMIFALCVAMGCDLFDSAAYILYAEDDRFLTTRGTYKLENLHEMPCSCEVCTKYTPDDLRAMPKKQRRDLIAQHNLHVSFAELRRIRQAIYEGSLMELVEERCRAHPALLDAVRQLGMYAEDLEKYDPRSKKSAFFYTGPESLGRPEVLRHVQKLIAMPKKRDLVILPPSRKPYSKFISGKLGDFYSYGDQHEIDLDDADFMVLDIPFGLIPLEVDEVYPLSQSAAPKIRDVDAIEFLQEFVDDFSGYYEQVLIHSRVLKDLEIEEDDNLVEAEIRYTKDDVKKIKAIADYQFGIGAGEALFTGNIKIEKSKKTGKIRHIYDGKTLIVNMRASDSFLVLSKEGARRLHATMPGLKNRVVVNKDSEPFALDGKSVFCKFVVDCDDDIRSNDEVLIVNEEDKLLAYGKALLGACEIKELKTGQAIKTRKGMK